The following are encoded together in the Arvicanthis niloticus isolate mArvNil1 chromosome 9, mArvNil1.pat.X, whole genome shotgun sequence genome:
- the Ogg1 gene encoding N-glycosylase/DNA lyase isoform X4 encodes MLLRSRLPSSMRHRTLTSSPALWASIPCPRSELRLDLVLASGQSFRWKEQSPAHWSGVLADQVWTLTQTEDQLYCTVYRGDNGQVSRPTLEELEALHKYFQLDVSLAQLYSHWASVDSHFQRVAQEFQGVRLLRQDPTECLFSFICSSNNNIARITGMVERLCQAFGPRLIQLDDVTYHGFPDLHALAGPEVETHLRKLGLGYRARYVCASAKAILEEQGGPAWLQQLRVAPYEEAHKALCTLPGVGTKVADCICLMALDKPQAVPVDVHVWQIAHRDYSWHPKTSQAKGPSPLANKELGEENVMLGHWAEGTFSGICGDLMLAGPKQCCSVLTFNQSCLGSHQQSGKRDLRGQRARCPMCCS; translated from the exons ATGTTACTCCGTTCCCGTCTGCCTAGCAGCATGAGGCATCGCACCCTAACCTCCAGCCCGGCCCTCTGGGCCTCTATCCCGTGTCCACGCTCTGAGCTGCGTCTGGACCTGGTTTTAGCTTCTGGACAGTCCTTCCG GTGGAAGGAGCAAAGCCCGGCTCACTGGAGTGGCGTGCTGGCAGATCAAGTATGGACACTGACTCAGACCGAGGATCAGCTGTATTGCACCGTGTACCGGGGAGACAACGGCCAGGTCAGCAGGCCCACCCTAGAGGAGCTGGAAGCCCTACACAAGTACTTTCAGCTAGATGTCAGCCTGGCTCAGCTATATAGTCATTGGGCTTCTGTAGACTCCCACTTCCAAAGAGTGGCCCAGGAATTCCAAG GTGTGAGACTACTGAGACAAGACCCCACTGAatgccttttctctttcatctgttCCTCCAACAACAACATTGCTCGCATCACTGGCATGGTGGAACGGCTATGCCAGGCCTTTGGACCTCGGCTCATTCAGCTTGATGATGTCACTTATCATGGCTTCCCAGACCTTCATGCCCTGGCTG GTCCAGAAGTAGAGACTCACCTCAGAAAGTTGGGCCTGGGGTACCGTGCCCGCTATGTATGTGCCAGCGCCAAAGCCATCCTCGAAGAGCAAGGTGGACCGGCTTGGTTGCAGCAGCTTCGAGTGGCCCCTTATGAAGAGGCTCATAAGGCCCTCTGCACCCTGCCTGGGGTGGGCACCAAG GTGGCTGACTGCATCTGCTTAATGGCTCTTGACAAACCCCAGGCTGTGCCTGTGGATGTCCACGTGTGGCAGATTGCCCATCGTGACTACAGCTGGCATCCTAAGACATCACAGGCTAAGGGCCCGAGCCCTCTGGCCAACAAGGAACTGGGTGAGGAGAATGTGATGCTGGGGCATTGGGCTGAG GGGACTTTTTCCGGAATCTGTGGGGACCTTATGCTGGCTGGGCCCAAGCA GTGCTGTTCAGTGCTGACCTTCAACCAAAGCTGCCTCGGGAGCCACCAGCAAAGCGGAAAAAGGGATCTAAGAGGCCAGAGGGCTAG ATGTCCCATGTGCTGCTCATGA
- the Ogg1 gene encoding N-glycosylase/DNA lyase isoform X5 yields the protein MLLRSRLPSSMRHRTLTSSPALWASIPCPRSELRLDLVLASGQSFRWKEQSPAHWSGVLADQVWTLTQTEDQLYCTVYRGDNGQVSRPTLEELEALHKYFQLDVSLAQLYSHWASVDSHFQRVAQEFQGVRLLRQDPTECLFSFICSSNNNIARITGMVERLCQAFGPRLIQLDDVTYHGFPDLHALAGPEVETHLRKLGLGYRARYVCASAKAILEEQGGPAWLQQLRVAPYEEAHKALCTLPGVGTKVADCICLMALDKPQAVPVDVHVWQIAHRDYSWHPKTSQAKGPSPLANKELGEENVMLGHWAEGTFSGICGDLMLAGPKQCCSVLTFNQSCLGSHQQSGKRDLRGQRARFTED from the exons ATGTTACTCCGTTCCCGTCTGCCTAGCAGCATGAGGCATCGCACCCTAACCTCCAGCCCGGCCCTCTGGGCCTCTATCCCGTGTCCACGCTCTGAGCTGCGTCTGGACCTGGTTTTAGCTTCTGGACAGTCCTTCCG GTGGAAGGAGCAAAGCCCGGCTCACTGGAGTGGCGTGCTGGCAGATCAAGTATGGACACTGACTCAGACCGAGGATCAGCTGTATTGCACCGTGTACCGGGGAGACAACGGCCAGGTCAGCAGGCCCACCCTAGAGGAGCTGGAAGCCCTACACAAGTACTTTCAGCTAGATGTCAGCCTGGCTCAGCTATATAGTCATTGGGCTTCTGTAGACTCCCACTTCCAAAGAGTGGCCCAGGAATTCCAAG GTGTGAGACTACTGAGACAAGACCCCACTGAatgccttttctctttcatctgttCCTCCAACAACAACATTGCTCGCATCACTGGCATGGTGGAACGGCTATGCCAGGCCTTTGGACCTCGGCTCATTCAGCTTGATGATGTCACTTATCATGGCTTCCCAGACCTTCATGCCCTGGCTG GTCCAGAAGTAGAGACTCACCTCAGAAAGTTGGGCCTGGGGTACCGTGCCCGCTATGTATGTGCCAGCGCCAAAGCCATCCTCGAAGAGCAAGGTGGACCGGCTTGGTTGCAGCAGCTTCGAGTGGCCCCTTATGAAGAGGCTCATAAGGCCCTCTGCACCCTGCCTGGGGTGGGCACCAAG GTGGCTGACTGCATCTGCTTAATGGCTCTTGACAAACCCCAGGCTGTGCCTGTGGATGTCCACGTGTGGCAGATTGCCCATCGTGACTACAGCTGGCATCCTAAGACATCACAGGCTAAGGGCCCGAGCCCTCTGGCCAACAAGGAACTGGGTGAGGAGAATGTGATGCTGGGGCATTGGGCTGAG GGGACTTTTTCCGGAATCTGTGGGGACCTTATGCTGGCTGGGCCCAAGCA GTGCTGTTCAGTGCTGACCTTCAACCAAAGCTGCCTCGGGAGCCACCAGCAAAGCGGAAAAAGGGATCTAAGAGGCCAGAGGGCTAG
- the Ogg1 gene encoding N-glycosylase/DNA lyase isoform X11 encodes MDTDSDRGSAVLHRVPGRQRPGVRLLRQDPTECLFSFICSSNNNIARITGMVERLCQAFGPRLIQLDDVTYHGFPDLHALAGPEVETHLRKLGLGYRARYVCASAKAILEEQGGPAWLQQLRVAPYEEAHKALCTLPGVGTKVADCICLMALDKPQAVPVDVHVWQIAHRDYSWHPKTSQAKGPSPLANKELGDFFRNLWGPYAGWAQAVLFSADLQPKLPREPPAKRKKGSKRPEG; translated from the exons ATGGACACTGACTCAGACCGAGGATCAGCTGTATTGCACCGTGTACCGGGGAGACAACGGCCAG GTGTGAGACTACTGAGACAAGACCCCACTGAatgccttttctctttcatctgttCCTCCAACAACAACATTGCTCGCATCACTGGCATGGTGGAACGGCTATGCCAGGCCTTTGGACCTCGGCTCATTCAGCTTGATGATGTCACTTATCATGGCTTCCCAGACCTTCATGCCCTGGCTG GTCCAGAAGTAGAGACTCACCTCAGAAAGTTGGGCCTGGGGTACCGTGCCCGCTATGTATGTGCCAGCGCCAAAGCCATCCTCGAAGAGCAAGGTGGACCGGCTTGGTTGCAGCAGCTTCGAGTGGCCCCTTATGAAGAGGCTCATAAGGCCCTCTGCACCCTGCCTGGGGTGGGCACCAAG GTGGCTGACTGCATCTGCTTAATGGCTCTTGACAAACCCCAGGCTGTGCCTGTGGATGTCCACGTGTGGCAGATTGCCCATCGTGACTACAGCTGGCATCCTAAGACATCACAGGCTAAGGGCCCGAGCCCTCTGGCCAACAAGGAACTGG GGGACTTTTTCCGGAATCTGTGGGGACCTTATGCTGGCTGGGCCCAAGCA GTGCTGTTCAGTGCTGACCTTCAACCAAAGCTGCCTCGGGAGCCACCAGCAAAGCGGAAAAAGGGATCTAAGAGGCCAGAGGGCTAG
- the Ogg1 gene encoding N-glycosylase/DNA lyase isoform X8: MLLRSRLPSSMRHRTLTSSPALWASIPCPRSELRLDLVLASGQSFRWKEQSPAHWSGVLADQVWTLTQTEDQLYCTVYRGDNGQVSRPTLEELEALHKYFQLDVSLAQLYSHWASVDSHFQRVAQEFQGVRLLRQDPTECLFSFICSSNNNIARITGMVERLCQAFGPRLIQLDDVTYHGFPDLHALAGPEVETHLRKLGLGYRARYVCASAKAILEEQGGPAWLQQLRVAPYEEAHKALCTLPGVGTKVADCICLMALDKPQAVPVDVHVWQIAHRDYSWHPKTSQAKGPSPLANKELGDFFRNLWGPYAGWAQAVH; encoded by the exons ATGTTACTCCGTTCCCGTCTGCCTAGCAGCATGAGGCATCGCACCCTAACCTCCAGCCCGGCCCTCTGGGCCTCTATCCCGTGTCCACGCTCTGAGCTGCGTCTGGACCTGGTTTTAGCTTCTGGACAGTCCTTCCG GTGGAAGGAGCAAAGCCCGGCTCACTGGAGTGGCGTGCTGGCAGATCAAGTATGGACACTGACTCAGACCGAGGATCAGCTGTATTGCACCGTGTACCGGGGAGACAACGGCCAGGTCAGCAGGCCCACCCTAGAGGAGCTGGAAGCCCTACACAAGTACTTTCAGCTAGATGTCAGCCTGGCTCAGCTATATAGTCATTGGGCTTCTGTAGACTCCCACTTCCAAAGAGTGGCCCAGGAATTCCAAG GTGTGAGACTACTGAGACAAGACCCCACTGAatgccttttctctttcatctgttCCTCCAACAACAACATTGCTCGCATCACTGGCATGGTGGAACGGCTATGCCAGGCCTTTGGACCTCGGCTCATTCAGCTTGATGATGTCACTTATCATGGCTTCCCAGACCTTCATGCCCTGGCTG GTCCAGAAGTAGAGACTCACCTCAGAAAGTTGGGCCTGGGGTACCGTGCCCGCTATGTATGTGCCAGCGCCAAAGCCATCCTCGAAGAGCAAGGTGGACCGGCTTGGTTGCAGCAGCTTCGAGTGGCCCCTTATGAAGAGGCTCATAAGGCCCTCTGCACCCTGCCTGGGGTGGGCACCAAG GTGGCTGACTGCATCTGCTTAATGGCTCTTGACAAACCCCAGGCTGTGCCTGTGGATGTCCACGTGTGGCAGATTGCCCATCGTGACTACAGCTGGCATCCTAAGACATCACAGGCTAAGGGCCCGAGCCCTCTGGCCAACAAGGAACTGG GGGACTTTTTCCGGAATCTGTGGGGACCTTATGCTGGCTGGGCCCAAGCA
- the Ogg1 gene encoding N-glycosylase/DNA lyase isoform X6: MLLRSRLPSSMRHRTLTSSPALWASIPCPRSELRLDLVLASGQSFRWKEQSPAHWSGVLADQVWTLTQTEDQLYCTVYRGDNGQVSRPTLEELEALHKYFQLDVSLAQLYSHWASVDSHFQRVAQEFQGVRLLRQDPTECLFSFICSSNNNIARITGMVERLCQAFGPRLIQLDDVTYHGFPDLHALAGPEVETHLRKLGLGYRARYVCASAKAILEEQGGPAWLQQLRVAPYEEAHKALCTLPGVGTKVADCICLMALDKPQAVPVDVHVWQIAHRDYSWHPKTSQAKGPSPLANKELGDFFRNLWGPYAGWAQAVLFSADLQPKLPREPPAKRKKGSKRPEG; this comes from the exons ATGTTACTCCGTTCCCGTCTGCCTAGCAGCATGAGGCATCGCACCCTAACCTCCAGCCCGGCCCTCTGGGCCTCTATCCCGTGTCCACGCTCTGAGCTGCGTCTGGACCTGGTTTTAGCTTCTGGACAGTCCTTCCG GTGGAAGGAGCAAAGCCCGGCTCACTGGAGTGGCGTGCTGGCAGATCAAGTATGGACACTGACTCAGACCGAGGATCAGCTGTATTGCACCGTGTACCGGGGAGACAACGGCCAGGTCAGCAGGCCCACCCTAGAGGAGCTGGAAGCCCTACACAAGTACTTTCAGCTAGATGTCAGCCTGGCTCAGCTATATAGTCATTGGGCTTCTGTAGACTCCCACTTCCAAAGAGTGGCCCAGGAATTCCAAG GTGTGAGACTACTGAGACAAGACCCCACTGAatgccttttctctttcatctgttCCTCCAACAACAACATTGCTCGCATCACTGGCATGGTGGAACGGCTATGCCAGGCCTTTGGACCTCGGCTCATTCAGCTTGATGATGTCACTTATCATGGCTTCCCAGACCTTCATGCCCTGGCTG GTCCAGAAGTAGAGACTCACCTCAGAAAGTTGGGCCTGGGGTACCGTGCCCGCTATGTATGTGCCAGCGCCAAAGCCATCCTCGAAGAGCAAGGTGGACCGGCTTGGTTGCAGCAGCTTCGAGTGGCCCCTTATGAAGAGGCTCATAAGGCCCTCTGCACCCTGCCTGGGGTGGGCACCAAG GTGGCTGACTGCATCTGCTTAATGGCTCTTGACAAACCCCAGGCTGTGCCTGTGGATGTCCACGTGTGGCAGATTGCCCATCGTGACTACAGCTGGCATCCTAAGACATCACAGGCTAAGGGCCCGAGCCCTCTGGCCAACAAGGAACTGG GGGACTTTTTCCGGAATCTGTGGGGACCTTATGCTGGCTGGGCCCAAGCA GTGCTGTTCAGTGCTGACCTTCAACCAAAGCTGCCTCGGGAGCCACCAGCAAAGCGGAAAAAGGGATCTAAGAGGCCAGAGGGCTAG
- the Ogg1 gene encoding N-glycosylase/DNA lyase isoform X10: protein MLLRSRLPSSMRHRTLTSSPALWASIPCPRSELRLDLVLASGQSFRWKEQSPAHWSGVLADQVWTLTQTEDQLYCTVYRGDNGQVSRPTLEELEALHKYFQLDVSLAQLYSHWASVDSHFQRVAQEFQGVRLLRQDPTECLFSFICSSNNNIARITGMVERLCQAFGPRLIQLDDVTYHGFPDLHALAGPEVETHLRKLGLGYRARYVCASAKAILEEQGGPAWLQQLRVAPYEEAHKALCTLPGVGTKVADCICLMALDKPQAVPVDVHVWQIAHRDYSWHPKTSQAKGPSPLANKELGDFFRNLWGPYAGWAQATPYAPSHRCCSVLTFNQSCLGSHQQSGKRDLRGQRAR from the exons ATGTTACTCCGTTCCCGTCTGCCTAGCAGCATGAGGCATCGCACCCTAACCTCCAGCCCGGCCCTCTGGGCCTCTATCCCGTGTCCACGCTCTGAGCTGCGTCTGGACCTGGTTTTAGCTTCTGGACAGTCCTTCCG GTGGAAGGAGCAAAGCCCGGCTCACTGGAGTGGCGTGCTGGCAGATCAAGTATGGACACTGACTCAGACCGAGGATCAGCTGTATTGCACCGTGTACCGGGGAGACAACGGCCAGGTCAGCAGGCCCACCCTAGAGGAGCTGGAAGCCCTACACAAGTACTTTCAGCTAGATGTCAGCCTGGCTCAGCTATATAGTCATTGGGCTTCTGTAGACTCCCACTTCCAAAGAGTGGCCCAGGAATTCCAAG GTGTGAGACTACTGAGACAAGACCCCACTGAatgccttttctctttcatctgttCCTCCAACAACAACATTGCTCGCATCACTGGCATGGTGGAACGGCTATGCCAGGCCTTTGGACCTCGGCTCATTCAGCTTGATGATGTCACTTATCATGGCTTCCCAGACCTTCATGCCCTGGCTG GTCCAGAAGTAGAGACTCACCTCAGAAAGTTGGGCCTGGGGTACCGTGCCCGCTATGTATGTGCCAGCGCCAAAGCCATCCTCGAAGAGCAAGGTGGACCGGCTTGGTTGCAGCAGCTTCGAGTGGCCCCTTATGAAGAGGCTCATAAGGCCCTCTGCACCCTGCCTGGGGTGGGCACCAAG GTGGCTGACTGCATCTGCTTAATGGCTCTTGACAAACCCCAGGCTGTGCCTGTGGATGTCCACGTGTGGCAGATTGCCCATCGTGACTACAGCTGGCATCCTAAGACATCACAGGCTAAGGGCCCGAGCCCTCTGGCCAACAAGGAACTGG GGGACTTTTTCCGGAATCTGTGGGGACCTTATGCTGGCTGGGCCCAAGCA ACTCCTTATGCCCCTTCCCATAGGTGCTGTTCAGTGCTGACCTTCAACCAAAGCTGCCTCGGGAGCCACCAGCAAAGCGGAAAAAGGGATCTAAGAGGCCAGAGGGCTAGGTAG
- the Ogg1 gene encoding N-glycosylase/DNA lyase isoform X3, translating into MLLRSRLPSSMRHRTLTSSPALWASIPCPRSELRLDLVLASGQSFRWKEQSPAHWSGVLADQVWTLTQTEDQLYCTVYRGDNGQVSRPTLEELEALHKYFQLDVSLAQLYSHWASVDSHFQRVAQEFQGVRLLRQDPTECLFSFICSSNNNIARITGMVERLCQAFGPRLIQLDDVTYHGFPDLHALAGPEVETHLRKLGLGYRARYVCASAKAILEEQGGPAWLQQLRVAPYEEAHKALCTLPGVGTKVADCICLMALDKPQAVPVDVHVWQIAHRDYSWHPKTSQAKGPSPLANKELGEENVMLGHWAEGTFSGICGDLMLAGPKQEVRRQMVLAPWFWIMVQDMTAEGWVTALYGRCSIPG; encoded by the exons ATGTTACTCCGTTCCCGTCTGCCTAGCAGCATGAGGCATCGCACCCTAACCTCCAGCCCGGCCCTCTGGGCCTCTATCCCGTGTCCACGCTCTGAGCTGCGTCTGGACCTGGTTTTAGCTTCTGGACAGTCCTTCCG GTGGAAGGAGCAAAGCCCGGCTCACTGGAGTGGCGTGCTGGCAGATCAAGTATGGACACTGACTCAGACCGAGGATCAGCTGTATTGCACCGTGTACCGGGGAGACAACGGCCAGGTCAGCAGGCCCACCCTAGAGGAGCTGGAAGCCCTACACAAGTACTTTCAGCTAGATGTCAGCCTGGCTCAGCTATATAGTCATTGGGCTTCTGTAGACTCCCACTTCCAAAGAGTGGCCCAGGAATTCCAAG GTGTGAGACTACTGAGACAAGACCCCACTGAatgccttttctctttcatctgttCCTCCAACAACAACATTGCTCGCATCACTGGCATGGTGGAACGGCTATGCCAGGCCTTTGGACCTCGGCTCATTCAGCTTGATGATGTCACTTATCATGGCTTCCCAGACCTTCATGCCCTGGCTG GTCCAGAAGTAGAGACTCACCTCAGAAAGTTGGGCCTGGGGTACCGTGCCCGCTATGTATGTGCCAGCGCCAAAGCCATCCTCGAAGAGCAAGGTGGACCGGCTTGGTTGCAGCAGCTTCGAGTGGCCCCTTATGAAGAGGCTCATAAGGCCCTCTGCACCCTGCCTGGGGTGGGCACCAAG GTGGCTGACTGCATCTGCTTAATGGCTCTTGACAAACCCCAGGCTGTGCCTGTGGATGTCCACGTGTGGCAGATTGCCCATCGTGACTACAGCTGGCATCCTAAGACATCACAGGCTAAGGGCCCGAGCCCTCTGGCCAACAAGGAACTGGGTGAGGAGAATGTGATGCTGGGGCATTGGGCTGAG GGGACTTTTTCCGGAATCTGTGGGGACCTTATGCTGGCTGGGCCCAAGCA
- the Ogg1 gene encoding N-glycosylase/DNA lyase isoform X7 produces the protein MLLRSRLPSSMRHRTLTSSPALWASIPCPRSELRLDLVLASGQSFRWKEQSPAHWSGVLADQVWTLTQTEDQLYCTVYRGDNGQVSRPTLEELEALHKYFQLDVSLAQLYSHWASVDSHFQRVAQEFQGVRLLRQDPTECLFSFICSSNNNIARITGMVERLCQAFGPRLIQLDDVTYHGFPDLHALAGPEVETHLRKLGLGYRARYVCASAKAILEEQGGPAWLQQLRVAPYEEAHKALCTLPGVGTKVADCICLMALDKPQAVPVDVHVWQIAHRDYSWHPKTSQAKGPSPLANKELGEENVMLGHWAEGTFSGICGDLMLAGPKQFTED, from the exons ATGTTACTCCGTTCCCGTCTGCCTAGCAGCATGAGGCATCGCACCCTAACCTCCAGCCCGGCCCTCTGGGCCTCTATCCCGTGTCCACGCTCTGAGCTGCGTCTGGACCTGGTTTTAGCTTCTGGACAGTCCTTCCG GTGGAAGGAGCAAAGCCCGGCTCACTGGAGTGGCGTGCTGGCAGATCAAGTATGGACACTGACTCAGACCGAGGATCAGCTGTATTGCACCGTGTACCGGGGAGACAACGGCCAGGTCAGCAGGCCCACCCTAGAGGAGCTGGAAGCCCTACACAAGTACTTTCAGCTAGATGTCAGCCTGGCTCAGCTATATAGTCATTGGGCTTCTGTAGACTCCCACTTCCAAAGAGTGGCCCAGGAATTCCAAG GTGTGAGACTACTGAGACAAGACCCCACTGAatgccttttctctttcatctgttCCTCCAACAACAACATTGCTCGCATCACTGGCATGGTGGAACGGCTATGCCAGGCCTTTGGACCTCGGCTCATTCAGCTTGATGATGTCACTTATCATGGCTTCCCAGACCTTCATGCCCTGGCTG GTCCAGAAGTAGAGACTCACCTCAGAAAGTTGGGCCTGGGGTACCGTGCCCGCTATGTATGTGCCAGCGCCAAAGCCATCCTCGAAGAGCAAGGTGGACCGGCTTGGTTGCAGCAGCTTCGAGTGGCCCCTTATGAAGAGGCTCATAAGGCCCTCTGCACCCTGCCTGGGGTGGGCACCAAG GTGGCTGACTGCATCTGCTTAATGGCTCTTGACAAACCCCAGGCTGTGCCTGTGGATGTCCACGTGTGGCAGATTGCCCATCGTGACTACAGCTGGCATCCTAAGACATCACAGGCTAAGGGCCCGAGCCCTCTGGCCAACAAGGAACTGGGTGAGGAGAATGTGATGCTGGGGCATTGGGCTGAG GGGACTTTTTCCGGAATCTGTGGGGACCTTATGCTGGCTGGGCCCAAGCA
- the Ogg1 gene encoding N-glycosylase/DNA lyase isoform X2: MLLRSRLPSSMRHRTLTSSPALWASIPCPRSELRLDLVLASGQSFRWKEQSPAHWSGVLADQVWTLTQTEDQLYCTVYRGDNGQVSRPTLEELEALHKYFQLDVSLAQLYSHWASVDSHFQRVAQEFQGVRLLRQDPTECLFSFICSSNNNIARITGMVERLCQAFGPRLIQLDDVTYHGFPDLHALAGPEVETHLRKLGLGYRARYVCASAKAILEEQGGPAWLQQLRVAPYEEAHKALCTLPGVGTKVADCICLMALDKPQAVPVDVHVWQIAHRDYSWHPKTSQAKGPSPLANKELGEENVMLGHWAEGTFSGICGDLMLAGPKQCCSVLTFNQSCLGSHQQSGKRDLRGQRAREVRRQMVLAPWFWIMVQDMTAEGWVTALYGRCSIPG, encoded by the exons ATGTTACTCCGTTCCCGTCTGCCTAGCAGCATGAGGCATCGCACCCTAACCTCCAGCCCGGCCCTCTGGGCCTCTATCCCGTGTCCACGCTCTGAGCTGCGTCTGGACCTGGTTTTAGCTTCTGGACAGTCCTTCCG GTGGAAGGAGCAAAGCCCGGCTCACTGGAGTGGCGTGCTGGCAGATCAAGTATGGACACTGACTCAGACCGAGGATCAGCTGTATTGCACCGTGTACCGGGGAGACAACGGCCAGGTCAGCAGGCCCACCCTAGAGGAGCTGGAAGCCCTACACAAGTACTTTCAGCTAGATGTCAGCCTGGCTCAGCTATATAGTCATTGGGCTTCTGTAGACTCCCACTTCCAAAGAGTGGCCCAGGAATTCCAAG GTGTGAGACTACTGAGACAAGACCCCACTGAatgccttttctctttcatctgttCCTCCAACAACAACATTGCTCGCATCACTGGCATGGTGGAACGGCTATGCCAGGCCTTTGGACCTCGGCTCATTCAGCTTGATGATGTCACTTATCATGGCTTCCCAGACCTTCATGCCCTGGCTG GTCCAGAAGTAGAGACTCACCTCAGAAAGTTGGGCCTGGGGTACCGTGCCCGCTATGTATGTGCCAGCGCCAAAGCCATCCTCGAAGAGCAAGGTGGACCGGCTTGGTTGCAGCAGCTTCGAGTGGCCCCTTATGAAGAGGCTCATAAGGCCCTCTGCACCCTGCCTGGGGTGGGCACCAAG GTGGCTGACTGCATCTGCTTAATGGCTCTTGACAAACCCCAGGCTGTGCCTGTGGATGTCCACGTGTGGCAGATTGCCCATCGTGACTACAGCTGGCATCCTAAGACATCACAGGCTAAGGGCCCGAGCCCTCTGGCCAACAAGGAACTGGGTGAGGAGAATGTGATGCTGGGGCATTGGGCTGAG GGGACTTTTTCCGGAATCTGTGGGGACCTTATGCTGGCTGGGCCCAAGCA GTGCTGTTCAGTGCTGACCTTCAACCAAAGCTGCCTCGGGAGCCACCAGCAAAGCGGAAAAAGGGATCTAAGAGGCCAGAGGGCTAG